The nucleotide window TCCGTCTCGGGCGCCGGTCGTTCGGGCATGGAAGAGCTCGGCAAGCAGACGTCCGCGCTGCTGAGCTTCCAGGAAGTGGAGACCAACAAGTTCTCCAGGCAGATCGCTTTCAACGTCATCCCGCACATCGACGAATTCCTTGCCAATGGCTACACCAAGGAAGAAATGAAGATGGTGTGGGAGACGCGCAAGATCCTGGAAGACAACACCATCCAAGTGAATCCGACCGCTGTTCGCGTGCCGGTGTTTTACGGCCACTCCGAGGCAGTCCACATCGAAACCCGCGACAAGATCACGGCCGAACGTGCGCGTGAGCTGCTGGAGCAGGCGCCGGGCGTCGTCGTTCGCGACGAGCGCGTGGCGGGCGGTTATCCCACGCCGGTGACCGACGCGGCAGGCAAGGACGAGGTGTTCGTGGGTCGCATCCGCGAAGACATCTCGCACGACAATGGCCTGAACATGTGGATCGTCTCCGACAACATTCGCAAGGGCGCTGCGCTCAATGCCGTGCAGATCGCCGAGATCCTGATCGAGGAATACCTTTGAAGCCTCGTACGTCGGCCCTTCTCGGGTCAGCTTTGATGTTCCTTGCCGGCCACGTCCTGGCCGGCACTCCGGCACAGGCGAAGGCCGCCGGCAACCAGCAAAAGGCCCAGGCCAAATCGGCCGAGGTGGCCAGGCTCAAGCATGATGTGGCGGCCGAGGAAGACAAGGGCCGGCAGGCCGACCAGCGCCTGCAGGAGCAGGACAAGGCCATCGCCGACCTGCAGAAGCAGTTGAACGAGGTGAAGGCGGCACCGGCGGCCCAGGCCAGGCACCCCTGAGGCGCCAGATACAAGAACAAGTCGCAGAAATGCGTCGTAAATACCGGCCACGCCTATTGTTGGTGGCCTTTGTCTAACTTAAAGTGGCGGCTCATAGAGGGTAGTCACCGCGTTTGGCGCGGCGACCCAATAAGAAACGTCACGGGGTAGTTCGGGGGAACACGCGATGAATCGTACGTTGAAACTGTCGGTGCTGCTGGCACTTGCGCTGGGCAGCGCCCAGGCGGCCGCGCTCGACCTGGGCCAGATCCAGATCAAATCGGCCCTGGGTCAGCCTCTGGTAGCGGAGATCCCCGTTCGCCCGGAAAGTCCTGCCGAACTACAGAACCTCTCCGCACGACTGGCCTCGAGCGACGAATTCGCTCGCGCCGGCCTGGGCGGTGCGCCGACTATCCCGCTGCAGTTCACCGTGGTGGACGCTGCCGGTGGCGGCAAGGCCATTCGCATCACCAGCAGCGTGCCGGTGAACGATCCTTACCTGGATCTGCTGGTCGAAGTCGACAACGCCACGGGCAAGAGTGTTCGCGAATTCACGATCCTGCTCGATCCGCCGAACAGTCCCGCTGCCGCTCCGGCGACCAAAGCGCCGGTGGCTTCGTCGGGCAAGCCCAAGCGGGCTGCCGCGCCGGCGCCCGCCGCCAGCAGCACGCCAGCAACCACGACGGAAGCACCTGCCGCGCCTAAGCCCGCCGCCAAGCCAACTCGCCAGGTGGCTGCAGCAGGTGGCGAGTTCGGTCCGGTCGAACGTGGCCAGACGCTGTCGGGCATCGCCAAGGAAGTCGCGCCGCAGGGTGTCGACATCAACCAGATGCTGCTGGCCCTCAAGCAGGCCAATCCCGATGCTTTCTATCGCGACAACATCAACGCGCTGAAGTCCGGCGCGGTGCTTCGCGTTCCGTCACGCGAAGACGCCCAGGCCATGGCCGTGGCGGCCGCGGTCGAGGAAGTGCGCCACCAGAACAGCGACTGGCGCTCCGGCGCCGCCCGTACGCCGACCGCCGTGGCCGATGCAGGCACGCGAGCGGCGGCATCCACCGCGCCCAGCTCGACCAAGCATGAAAGCGCCGATCGCCTGGCCCTGGTGCCGGCGAAGGAAGGCGGTCAGGGTGGCGAAGGCAAGGGTGGCAAGTCCGACAAGGCTGCCGTGGCCGGCATGCATCAGGACCTGCTCCGCAGCCAGGAGGCACTGGCCTCTCTGGAACAGCAGGGCAATGAACTGAAGTCGCGCCTGAAGGACCTCGAAGACATCAACGCGAAGAATGCGCGTCTGCTGTCGCTCAAGGACAACGAAATCGCCGAACTGCAGCGCAAGCTGGCCGAGGCGCGCAAGTCCGCGGGTGCCCCGGCGGAGCCGGCGGCCAAGCCGTCCGATGCCACCAAGGCTACCCCTGCGGTCGCCGCAGCCCCCAAGCCTGCCGAAGCCAGCAAGGCGGCCGACACGGCTCAGACGCCGGCCGTCGCCAAGTCGACTGACGTCGGCCCGACGTTGGCTGTCACGCCGGCCGGCGCAAGCAGTGTGCCGGCCCACGCGAGTACCGCCGCTGCGGCCCAGCCTGTTGCCAGCAAGCCGGCCGCTCCGGCCAAGCCTGCGCCGAAGAAGGCCGCTTCCGCACCGGCTCCGGCAGCGGAAGAGCCCTGGTACACGCAGACCTGGGCGCTGGCCGCAGGCGGTGGTGCCGTCGTGCTGCTTTTGCTTGGCCTGCTCAGCCGTCGTCGCAAATCCGGCGCAGCCGCGACCGGCGCTTCGGCTTCCGCGTCGTCGCTGGCCGACCGCTTTGGCGCCTCGCCGGCCGTGGGTCATGTCGATCCCGACCAGGACGAGTTGCTTGACCAGCTGGCCGAGCATCCGGATGACATCGGCCTGCACCTGGAACTGGTGAGCCTGTACTACAGCCGTCGCGACGTCGATCATTTCGAAGCTGCCGCGGAAGCCATGCACGCCCATATCGCCAGCCCGGATCAGCCGGAGTGGCAGGATGTGGTGCACATGGGTGAAGACCTGGTGCCGGGCCATCCGTTGTTTGCCGGCGGTGCGCCCGTGCCGCCGCCGATCCCGCCGCAGAATGATGACGAGCACGCCGCGCTCGACGATTTCGATCTTGGCCGGTACGTGGAGAACCAGGAATCGGATTTGCCGCCGATCCCGGCTGCCCCGGTTCCGAACAAGAAAGTCAGCGAATACCACTTCGATTTCGACCTGACGCCGCGTCCGCTGACCTCCTCGTCGTACACCGCCGAGCCGACGGCGGAAACCGCTGGCGAAAAGGCGCCGGAATCGGTGTCCAGCTGGCAGTTCGCCGAACTGGATGAGGAAGATGCGCCGGCTGACGAGCCGTCCTTCCATTCGGACGCTGGCACGCACCTGCACGACGATGGCCAGTTCAGTGACGATCCGGTCGACACCAAGCTGGACCTGGCGCGCGCCTACCTCGACATGGGCGATCCGGATGGCGCACGCGCCATGCTGGAAGAGGTCATGCACGAAGGCACGCAGATGCAGAAGGAAGTGGCGCGCAAGCTGCTCGAGAACATTCACTGAGGTGGCGGTACTTCCTCGTGAACGAAAAAGGCCGGCCTTCGCCGGCCTTTTTCATGCCCGCGCGTGAGAACTTCCGGTTCCGGCAAGCCCCCTCACGTCATCCCTGCTAACCTTCCAGCCCCTCCAGCGACGCGATCGATCATGCGCATTGCCCTCGGCATCGAATACGACGGCACCGATTTCCTGGGTTGGCAGCGCCTGACCCACGGTGACACCGTGCAGGGCACGCTGGAAAAGGCCCTGAGTTTCGTCGCCAACTATCCCGTCGACGTCACTTGCGCCGGTCGCACAGACGCAGGTGTGCATGGCCGGTGCCAGGTCGTGCATTTCGATACGGAAGTGCAGCGCGACATGCGCGGCTGGGTGCTGGGTACCTGCTCGAATTTGCCGACCTCGGTGGCGGTCCTGTGGGCACAGCCCGTGCCTGATGGGTTCCATGCGCGGTTTTCGGCTCGAAGTCGCCGCTATCGCTATCGCATCCTCAATCGTCCCGTGCGCGCAGCGCTCGATGCGCGTTACGTAACCTGGGAGCGGCATCCGTTGGATGCTGCGCGCATGCATGACGCTGCCCAGGTGCTGATCGGCGAGCATGATTTCACCGCTTTTCGTGCCATTTCCTGCCAGGCCAGGCATGCGCGTCGCGAAGTGTTGGCCGTCAGTGTTCGTCGCGAAGAGGAGCAGGTGATCGTCGAGATCGAAGCGAATGCTTTCCTGCATCACATGGTCCGCAATATTGTGGGTTCACTGCTGATGGTGGGTCGTGGAGAGCAATCCGTTGCCTGGATCGCGGCGTTGTTGGCCGGGCGCAATCGCGAGGTGGCTGGCCCGACGGCGCCGGCTTCGGGCCTCACCTTCCTCGGTCCACGCTATGAGGCTCACTGGGGACTCATCCCGGAGGTGAGCCAATGACGCGCATCAAATGCTGTGGCATGACGCGCGTCGAAGACGCGGTGCTGGCCTCGCAATGGGGCGCCGATGCGATCGGCGTGATCTTCACGGCGCGCAGCAAGCGACGGGTCGATATCGCCCAGGCGCGTGCCATCTGCGCGGCGCTTCCTCCCTTTGTCAGCACGGTTGCACTCTTCATGGACGACGATGCTCAGCTGGTCCGCGATGTGCAACGGGAAGTTCAGCCCGACCTGCTCCAGTTCCACGGTCAGGAATCCGAAGACTGGTGCAGGCAGTTCGGACATCGGTACCTGAAGGCGATCGCGATGGGCGAGGGCGCCAAGGCGCTCGAGCAGCTGCATGCTTATCCGAGCGCCGCGGGGCTGCTGCTTGATGGACATGGGCTGGGCGAGGCCGGTGGCAGTGGCAAGTCGTTCGACTGGTCGCTGATGCCGCAGCATTTGACGCAACCTTTGATCCTTGCCGGTGGCCTGACGGCGGAGAACGTCGGCCACGCCGTCCGCACCGCGCGACCTTGGGCCGTGGATGTGTCGAGTGGAATCGAGTCCTTCCCCGGCATCAAGGACCGGGCAAAAATGCACGCCTTTATCGAGGCGGTTCGCGGAGCGCTCTGACGTCGGTGTCCTCGGCGGTGAGGGCGCGCTCGAGCCATGCAGCGAGTTGGGTTACCCGCTCATCGCGAACGCGTGCCGGTGCGGCCAGTACCCACCAGCCGCCGGTTTCGCGAAATCCCCAGGGGGCGATAAGCCGGCCTGATGACAGATCCTCGGCGACCAGCTGCGCAGGTGCGATCGCGACACCCAGGCCGGCGACCGCCGCTTCGAGCAGGTAATACAGGTGGTCGAACGCCCGGCCCATCGGAATGGCCCCGGGTTCGATGCCTGCCGACTGCGCCCAGTCCGGCCAGGCCTGCGGGCGCGACGAGGTGTGCAGGACGGGCATGTGGCGCAGGGCGTTTACGCCGCCATCCACCAGGGTTTTCAAGTCCGCGAAGCGGGGGCTGACGACCGGCCCGATACGTTCTTTTGCCAGCGGATAGGCCCGCCATTCGGATGGCCATGGCGGCGACGCCAGCATGAGCGCCGCGTCGAGGCCGGGAAGGGCGGCCAGGAAGGGGCTGTCCTGTGCCGCCATATGCAGCTTCAGGCCGGGAAGGCCGTCCTGCAGGGCATCCATCCGGGGAATCACCCAGCGCGCAAGCAGGCTGCCCGGGCAGCCGAGCACGAACGGCGCGTCGCTGCCACCGCGTTGCAGGGTCTGCCAGCCATCGCGCAGTCGTTCAAAGGTTTCGTTTGAAAGCTGAAGTAGTTCGCGTCCGGCGGGCGTCAGCACCAGGCCGCGCCCCTGCCTCGCAAACAGCGGCTTGCCCAGGGCGACTTCGAGCGACCGAATCTGGCGACTTACCGCGCCATGGGTAACGTGCAGGACGTCGGCGGCCCGGCTGAGGCTTTCCAGGCGGGCGGCGACCTCGAAGGCGCGCAGGGCATTCAGTGGCGGCAGTTCACGGGTCATATTAGTGTGACTAAAACTCACAGATGTGGGAGATCATATCGCTTTTCCATTGAGGTAGTTCGGCGCTATGGTTGATGGCCCGGGCAGCCATGTCACTCCGATCGCGGCCGCCACATAAGAGGATTCCGCACATGTCCGCACCCCAGGACTTCCACCGCTGGCCCGACGAACACGGTCGCTTCGGCGATTTCGGCGGCCAGTACGTCGCCGAGACCCTCATGGCTCCCCTGGCCGAACTCACCGAGGCCTATTTGCGCCTGCGCGAGGATCCGGACTTTCTCGCTGAGCTGGATCGCGACCTGAAGTACTACGTCGGTCGCCCCAGCCCGATCTATCACGCCGAGCGTCTCTCCCGGCATGTCGGTGGTGCGCAGATCCTGCTCAAGCGCGAAGACCTCAATCACACCGGTGCGCACAAGATCAACAACACGATCGGCCAGGCGCTCGTGGCCAAGCGCATGGGCAAGCCACGCATCATTGCGGAGACCGGCGCGGGTCAGCATGGCGTTGCGAGCGCGACCGTGGCGGCGCGATTCGGGCTCAAGTGCGTGGTGTACATGGGCGCGGTCGATATCGAGCGCCAGAAGATCAACGTCTATCGCATGAAGCTGCTGGGCGCCGACGTCGTGCCGGTGACATCCGGCTCGAAAACACTCAAGGACGCGCTCAACGAAGCCATGCGCGACTGGGTGACGAACGTCGCCGATACCTTCTACATCATTGGCACCGTTGCCGGTCCACATCCGTATCCGATGATGGTGCGCGATTTCAATGCCATCGTCGGGCGGGAAGCGCGCGAGCAAATGCTCACGCAATACGGGCGTTTGCCTGACGCGATAACGGCGTGCGTCGGCGGTGGCTCCAACGCCATTGGCCTCTTTCATGAGTTCCTCAACGAC belongs to Dyella terrae and includes:
- the trpB gene encoding tryptophan synthase subunit beta, which translates into the protein MSAPQDFHRWPDEHGRFGDFGGQYVAETLMAPLAELTEAYLRLREDPDFLAELDRDLKYYVGRPSPIYHAERLSRHVGGAQILLKREDLNHTGAHKINNTIGQALVAKRMGKPRIIAETGAGQHGVASATVAARFGLKCVVYMGAVDIERQKINVYRMKLLGADVVPVTSGSKTLKDALNEAMRDWVTNVADTFYIIGTVAGPHPYPMMVRDFNAIVGREAREQMLTQYGRLPDAITACVGGGSNAIGLFHEFLNDRDVRIVGAEAAGEGIATGHHAASLAAGRPGVLHGNRTYVLCDDNGQITETHSVSAGLDYPGVGPEHAFLKDAGRAEYVGVTDDEALEAFHLLARTEGILAALESSHAVAQAMKLAREMSPDQCVLCNLSGRGDKDVHTIAAREGVQV
- a CDS encoding FimV/HubP family polar landmark protein encodes the protein MNRTLKLSVLLALALGSAQAAALDLGQIQIKSALGQPLVAEIPVRPESPAELQNLSARLASSDEFARAGLGGAPTIPLQFTVVDAAGGGKAIRITSSVPVNDPYLDLLVEVDNATGKSVREFTILLDPPNSPAAAPATKAPVASSGKPKRAAAPAPAASSTPATTTEAPAAPKPAAKPTRQVAAAGGEFGPVERGQTLSGIAKEVAPQGVDINQMLLALKQANPDAFYRDNINALKSGAVLRVPSREDAQAMAVAAAVEEVRHQNSDWRSGAARTPTAVADAGTRAAASTAPSSTKHESADRLALVPAKEGGQGGEGKGGKSDKAAVAGMHQDLLRSQEALASLEQQGNELKSRLKDLEDINAKNARLLSLKDNEIAELQRKLAEARKSAGAPAEPAAKPSDATKATPAVAAAPKPAEASKAADTAQTPAVAKSTDVGPTLAVTPAGASSVPAHASTAAAAQPVASKPAAPAKPAPKKAASAPAPAAEEPWYTQTWALAAGGGAVVLLLLGLLSRRRKSGAAATGASASASSLADRFGASPAVGHVDPDQDELLDQLAEHPDDIGLHLELVSLYYSRRDVDHFEAAAEAMHAHIASPDQPEWQDVVHMGEDLVPGHPLFAGGAPVPPPIPPQNDDEHAALDDFDLGRYVENQESDLPPIPAAPVPNKKVSEYHFDFDLTPRPLTSSSYTAEPTAETAGEKAPESVSSWQFAELDEEDAPADEPSFHSDAGTHLHDDGQFSDDPVDTKLDLARAYLDMGDPDGARAMLEEVMHEGTQMQKEVARKLLENIH
- a CDS encoding LysR family transcriptional regulator, giving the protein MTRELPPLNALRAFEVAARLESLSRAADVLHVTHGAVSRQIRSLEVALGKPLFARQGRGLVLTPAGRELLQLSNETFERLRDGWQTLQRGGSDAPFVLGCPGSLLARWVIPRMDALQDGLPGLKLHMAAQDSPFLAALPGLDAALMLASPPWPSEWRAYPLAKERIGPVVSPRFADLKTLVDGGVNALRHMPVLHTSSRPQAWPDWAQSAGIEPGAIPMGRAFDHLYYLLEAAVAGLGVAIAPAQLVAEDLSSGRLIAPWGFRETGGWWVLAAPARVRDERVTQLAAWLERALTAEDTDVRALREPPR
- a CDS encoding phosphoribosylanthranilate isomerase, which produces MTRIKCCGMTRVEDAVLASQWGADAIGVIFTARSKRRVDIAQARAICAALPPFVSTVALFMDDDAQLVRDVQREVQPDLLQFHGQESEDWCRQFGHRYLKAIAMGEGAKALEQLHAYPSAAGLLLDGHGLGEAGGSGKSFDWSLMPQHLTQPLILAGGLTAENVGHAVRTARPWAVDVSSGIESFPGIKDRAKMHAFIEAVRGAL
- the truA gene encoding tRNA pseudouridine(38-40) synthase TruA, with protein sequence MRIALGIEYDGTDFLGWQRLTHGDTVQGTLEKALSFVANYPVDVTCAGRTDAGVHGRCQVVHFDTEVQRDMRGWVLGTCSNLPTSVAVLWAQPVPDGFHARFSARSRRYRYRILNRPVRAALDARYVTWERHPLDAARMHDAAQVLIGEHDFTAFRAISCQARHARREVLAVSVRREEEQVIVEIEANAFLHHMVRNIVGSLLMVGRGEQSVAWIAALLAGRNREVAGPTAPASGLTFLGPRYEAHWGLIPEVSQ
- a CDS encoding aspartate-semialdehyde dehydrogenase; the protein is MSKKSSYKVAMVGATGAVGETLLGILAERDFPISELVPLASERSAGEKIQFGGKSITVKNLADYDFDGVDIAFFSAGGSVSKAHAARAAAAGAVVIDNTSEFRYQDDIPLVVSEVNPHAIAQYTTRGIIANPNCSTMQMLVALAPIHREVGIERINVATYQSVSGAGRSGMEELGKQTSALLSFQEVETNKFSRQIAFNVIPHIDEFLANGYTKEEMKMVWETRKILEDNTIQVNPTAVRVPVFYGHSEAVHIETRDKITAERARELLEQAPGVVVRDERVAGGYPTPVTDAAGKDEVFVGRIREDISHDNGLNMWIVSDNIRKGAALNAVQIAEILIEEYL